A genomic stretch from Vanrija pseudolonga chromosome 6, complete sequence includes:
- the TM_0325_1 gene encoding putative oxidoreductase: MTQRATIPLVDIPIDSLLNNEAAVKGSLVLVTGGASGFGRLLAVQLAKAGASLFLVDLNEVALAALVAEIKGNGGSAASASADVTSTDAQRSAFEACVKVFGRAPDIVYANAGVNGNDNFEEDDGGDAPKPWRDLTFKINFRGMVITSALAQEYWAKSPAKAPRRLVFTASMGGINGIPAGSCYAASKHATLGIWKGLADDLAAGKLSGFTVHAVCPFFAATGILPAAVRFFLAGVPLVAVPTVSNALVYIAAGSKELGNDGAILLPDAGKPTILRAKDYDPLVQEFTDALDSRIARESSNVAAGSWGQWFSDVTNIFNRTAAAA, translated from the exons ATGACGCAACGTGCTACCAtccccctcgtcgacatcccAATCGACTCGCTCCTCAACAACGAGGCCGCGGTCAAGGgctcgctcgtcctcgtcaccg GCGGTGCTTCTGGCTTTGGACGTCTCCTCGCtgtccagctcgccaaggcaGG CGCCTCGCTCTTCCTTGTTGACCTTAacgaggtcgcgctggccGCCCTCGTGGCCGAGATCAAGGGCAATGGAGG ctcggccgcctcaGCCTCTGCCGATGTGACGAGCACGGATGCCCAGCGCTCCGCGTTCGAGGCCTGTGTCAAGGTGTTCGGCCGCGCTCCCGACATTGTGTACGCCAACGCCGGTGTCAACGGCAACGACAACtttgaggaggacgacggtg GAGACGCGCCCAAGCCGTGGCGTGACCTCACCTTCAAGATCAACTTCCGCGGCATGGTCATCacctcggccctcgcgcaGGAGTACTGGGCCAAGTCGCCGGCCAAggccccgcgccgcctcgtcttcACCGCCAGCATGGGCGGTATCAACGGCATCCCGGCCGGCTCGTGCTACGCTGCCAGCAAGCACGCGACTCTGGGTATCTGGAAGGGCCttgccgacgacctcgctgcGGGCAAGCTGAGCGGCTTCAC TGTCCACGCCGTTTGCCCCTTCTTCGCCGCCACGGGCAttctccccgccgccgttcgcTTCTTCCTGGCGGGCGTGCCCCTCGTCGCGGTCCCGACCGTGTCCAACGCGCTCGTCTACATTGCTGCTGGGTCCAAAGAGCTTGGCAACGACGGAgccatcctcctccccgaTGCTGGCAAGCCGACCATCCTCCGTGCCAAGGACTACGACCCGCTCGTCCAGGAGTTTACCGATGCCCTCGACTCGAGGATTGCTCGTGAATC GTCCAATGTTGCTGCCGGTAGCTGGGGTCAGTGGTTTAGCGACGTCACCAACATCTTCAACCGcacggctgcggcggcgtaa
- the MDE1 gene encoding Methylthioribulose-1-phosphate dehydratase — translation MAAFTPPRKHSLHYILSPPEARPRHTDTAVKTEYIEDRLPDAPDVPGVKRPAVPSSPPSRAQDHASGSRHYHPALDALPASILSLIAYHVVVDGRGRAGRPARLLPLLHTSRSINAALNFDANPQLYNWLFRATFDLGALLRRTQWMFDVKTDVPGTSRKTELFGDPRSWAYEYRDRWELRKRMRICVDNQTVNVPGISSIRHLERDFFALWFLWTENDQKNLVFLTEECRFQDWIMVYYRDDMLKDSLHPGFPIDSPTKALGIWTALLSGTDLFAERSATEVDEKIYMLRPYVFGCPKYEMLYAPWQHRRLPLCAKDCTDHGSMTTYSAPYARFGHQHTRAPPFFILGSYLLFLRLVERHPGRIGIKPGSTWFVAPADSRKSSPRPGSAAGSVHNGYSNGNTYDPGLFSKTHLMPSIYHDNEWQRNTTCQDAHTSAGLPPLTFLGKLEGYWRGNLLFFDFQSYRQMLDEGVTPLYTGTFATHAIEMEIHETVIRVRNEDVGGEGPLLFAGFKDEDSDEEVEKVAAGYGHQVLTGDEVTAPEAPGWTKEILISGFTRSSWGISRVRGRVRAWDGLVTLSLGASQPYPMGRWVWRGYIHTGGYFIGRWRDTYTPEDQTGYEGPLGFIRAGDLFYPDHFPTSMATSAGTSKLELSDNVAPNPAPGGRDPFRARSASQRAGSGSSDDPMDGSRPGPKRKTTMEKVMDDIACATNNAVPEYSQSQKSKWRGYSTTLSSSLLTHIATRTMSAINLEEYGKVVPLSADAERLVKSDDPEHPANLIPELCREFYKLGWVTGTGGGISMRRGPLVYLAPSGVQKERILPEHMFVLPFAQSSVPKPGSTRDFVRVPSKKGLSESQCTPLFWNAFTARDAQSCIHTHSQHAVMLTLLLGKGAKSFRISHQEMIKGVRLGGVGKTLAFFNTLEVPIIENTAREEDLTESMAQAMADYPDAAAILVRRHGVYVWGPTWESAKTQAECLDYLFEIAVKMLQAGLPLEGDN, via the exons aTGGCGGCGTTCACACCACCGCGCAAGCATTCGCTGCACTACATCCTCTCACCACCAGAAGCCAGACCTAGGCACACCGACACGGCGGTCAAAACAGAGTACATCGAAGATCGCCTCCCAGACGCACCAGACGTGCCCGGCGTCAAGCGGCCCGCTGTGCCGTCGAGCCCACCATCTCGGGCCCAGGATCACGCCTCTGGATCGCGTCACTACCACCCAGCACTAGACGCCCTGCCTGCATCCATCCTCTCGCTCATTGCATATCATGTCGTCGTGGACGGCAGAGGACGAGCCGGACGCCCAGCCCGACTCTTACCCCTCCTCCACACGTCCCGGTCGATCAACGCCGCCCTAAACTTTGACGCCAACCCGCAATTATACAATTGGCTCTTCCGCGCGACATTCGACCTTGGCGCACTTCTCCGACGAACCCAGTGGATGTTTGACGTCAAGACCGACGTTCCCGGGACATCACGCAAAACCGAGCTCTTTGGCGACCCAAGATCATGGGCCTACGAGTACCGCGACCGATGGGAACTTCGAAAGCGAATGCGGATTTGTGTCGACAACCAAACCGTTAATGTCCCCGGCATCAGCAGCATCCGGCATCTTGAGCGCGACTTCTTTGCGCTCTGGTTCCTCTGGACTGAGAATG ACCAAAAGAACCTCGTTTTCCTGACAGAGGAATGCCGCTTCCAAGACTGGATCATGGTCTACTACCGCGATGACATGCTCAAGGACTCGCTTCACCCGGGCTTCCCAATCGATTCGCCTACAAAGGCCCTCGGCATTTGGACAGCATTGTTGTCAGGAACAGATCTCTTTGCAGAGCGTTCGGCgaccgaggtggacgagaaGATCTACATGCTTCGACCCTACGTCTTTGGCTGCCCAAAGTACGAAATGCTCTACGCGCCATGGCAGCACCGGCGACTGCCTCTATGTGCAAAGGACTGCACCGATCACGGGTCAATGACGACGTATAGCGCGCCATACGCTCGCTTCGGCCACCAGCACACGCGGGCACCGCCATTCTTTATTCTCGGGTCGTACCTCCTGTTCCTGCGCTTGGTCGAGAGACACCCTGGCCGCATCGGGATCAAGCCGGGATCAACATGGTTTGTCGCCCCAGCAGACAGTCGCAAGAGCAGCCCGAGGCCAGGAAGTGCCGCGGGAAGTGTGCACAATGGCTATTCCAACGGAAACACGTATGACCCCGGCCTCTTCAGCAAGACGCACCTCATGCCGTCCATCTACCATGACAACGAGTGGCAGCGCAACACGACCTGCCAGGACGCTCACACGTCGGCTGGTCTCCCACCGCTCACTTTCCTGGGCAAGCTGGAAGGCTACTGGCGCGGTAACCTTCTCTTCTTCGACTTCCAGTCGTACCGCCAGATGCTGGATGAGGGTGTGACGCCGCTCTACACTGGAACCTTTGCGACACACGCCATTGAAATGGAGATCCATGAGACGGTCATTCGCGTGCGCaacgaggacgtcggcggcgagggcccATTGTTGTTTGCCGGGTTCAAGGACGaagacagcgacgaggaggtggagaaggTCGCGGCCGGGTATGGCCACCAGGTGTTGACTGGAGACGAGGTTACCGCTCCAGAGGCGCCAGGATGGACAAAGGAGATTCTCATTTCTGGCTTT ACCCGCTCGAGTTGGGGAATCTCGCGAGTGCGTGGTCGCGTTCGCGCCTGGGACGGCCTCGTCACGCTCTCGCTTGGTGCTAGC CAACCGTATCCCATGGGCCGTTGGGTATGGAGAGGCTACATTCACACTGGTGGCTACTTCATCGGACGCTGGCGGGACACGTACACGCCAGAGGACCAGACGGGATATGAAGGGCCGCTTGGCTTCATTCGCGCCGGCGACCTCTTCTACCCCGACCACTTCCCGacgtcgatggcgacgagcgcgggtACAAGCAAGCTCGAGCTTTCCGACAATGTCGCGCCAAACCCTGCCCCCGGAGGACGGGACCCGTTCCGTGCCCGCTCAGCGTCGCAACGTGCAGGTAGCGGCTCGAGCGACGATCCGATGGACGGCTCGCGGCCTGGACCGAAGCGCAAGACGACAATGGAGAAGGTGATGGATGACA TCGCG TGTGCCACCAACAATGCCGTGCCTGAATATTCGCAATCGCAAAAGTCAAAGTGGAGGGGCTACTCGACGACTCTCTCATCCTCCCTCCTCACACACATCGCCACGAGAACAATGTCGGCCATCAACCTGGAAGAGTACGGCAAGGTGGTGCCGctgagcgccgacgccgagcggctggTCAAGTCGGACGACCCGGAGCAC ccagcaaACCTCATCCCTGAGCTGTGCCGCGAGTTCTACA AGCTCGGCTGGGTcacgggcacgggcggcggcatcagcatgcgccgcggcccgcTCGTGTACCTCGCCCCCTCGGGCGTGCAGAAGGAGCGTATTCTCCCCGAGCACATGTTTGTCCTGCCGTTCGCGCAGAGCAGTGTGCCCAAGCCTGGTAGCACGCGCGACTTTGTGCGCGTGCCTAGCAAGAAG gGCCTCTCCGAGTCCCAGTGCACCCCTCTCTTCTGGAACGCCTtcacggcgcgcgacgcccagTCGTGCATCCACACGCACTCGCAGCACGCCGTCATGCTcacgctgctcctcggcaagggcgccAAGAGCTTCCGCATCTCGCACCAGGAGATGATCAAGGGCGTgcgtctcggcggcgtgggcaagACGCTCGCGTTCTTCAACACGCTCGAGGTGCCCATCATCGAGAACactgcgcgcgaggaggacctgACGGAGAGCATGGCGCAG GCCATGGCCGActaccccgacgccgcggccatcctcgtgcgccgccacggcgtctacgtctggg GCCCGACCTGGGAGTCCGCCAAGACGCAGGCCGAGTGCCTCGACTACCTGTTCGAGATTGCCGTCAAGATGCTCCAGGCGGGGCTTCccctcgagggcgacaacTAG
- the PUS4 gene encoding tRNA pseudouridine synthase 4, translating to MPKAPPTPPYPLNGLFPLAKPRGPPSMQVIEAINPLLLESRLFEDQAKGELHARNIANSKYTKRKRNSTHEGLKIGQGGTLDPLADGVLVIGVNRGTKHLQRFLDCTKEYESIGILGATTTTMDAEGEVLSTGVSDAITREDVEGVLDKFRGKIMQTPPIFSALKMDGKPLYEYAREGKPLPRAIPVRECEVSIELVDFRPAEKVPGDGGHKYRWPEKHLSAEEKATFRKLDKMVADAAGDAPAGPTLDYDTVVPEVSATTGLRPATFTVRMTVSRGTYVRSIVHDIGLALGCGAHVVKLTRTRQGEFVLLSDEAALKAHDAAQAAAAAVDVDDEEAAMNAGASSSSTLGKGDTKTIPCIPWEVFQRALQDRAETMEEEKLEREEMEMSGATPDEINKKLGKKAILARRKEGELKEWEVEVLRRFVPVELPVVRDSKSRAAGLY from the exons ATGCCCAAAGCACCCCCGACACCACCGTACCCCCTCAACGGGCTGTTCCCTCTCGCCAAGCCGCGTGGCCCTCCGTC CATGCAGGTCATCGAGGCCATcaaccccctcctcctcgagtcgCGCCTGTTCGAGGACcaggccaagggcgagctgCACGCGCGCAATATCGCAAACTCAAAGTACacgaagcgcaagcgcaacTCGACGCACGAGGGCCTCAAGATCGGGCAgggcggcacgctcgacccgctcgccgacggcgtgctgg TGATCGGCGTAAACCGCGGAACGAAGCACCTCCAGCGCTTCCTCGACTGCACCAAG GAATACGAGTCCAtcggcatcctcggcgcgaccaccaccactatggacgccgagggcgaggtcctGTCCACTGGCGTGAGCGACGCGATTACccgcgaggatgtcgagggcgtgctTGACAAGTTCCGTGGAAAGATCATGCAGACGCCGCCTAT CTTCTCCGCCCTCAAGATGGACGGCAAGCCGTTGTACGAgtacgcgcgcgagggcaagcCGCTCCCCCGCGCCATCCCTgtgcgcgagtgcgaggTGTCaatcgagctcgtcgacttccggcccgccgagaaggtccccggcgacggtggccaCAAGTACCGCTGGCCCGAGAAGCACCTgtcggccgaggagaaggccacgttccgcaagctcgacaagatggtcgccgacgcggctggcgacgcgccggccggccccACGCTCGACTACGACACGGTCGTGCCCGaggtgtcggcgacgactggcCTCCGCCCGGCAACGTTCACGGTCCGCATGACCGTCTCGCGCGGGACGTATGTCCGTTCGATCGTGCACGACATTGGCCTGGCGCTCGGGtgcggcgcgcacgtcgtcaaGCTCACGCGGACGCGCCAGGGCGAGTTTGTCCTcttgagcgacgaggcggcgctcaaggcgcacgacgcggcgcaggcggccgcggcagccgtcgacgtcgacgacgaggaggcggccatgaacgccggcgccagctcgtcgtcaacgctcggcaagggcgacaCCAAGACCATCCCATGTATTCCCTGGGAGGTGTTCCAGCGCGCGTTACAGgaccgcgccgagacgatggaggaggagaagctggagcgcgaggagatgGAAATGTccggcgcgacgcccgacGAGATCAACAAGAAGCTCGGCAAGAAGGCTATCCTGGCGCGCcgcaaggagggcgagctcaaggagtgggaggtcgaggtgctccgcCGCTTCGTGCCGGTCGAGCTGCCCGTCGTGCGCGACTCGAAgagccgcgccgcgggcctGTACTAG
- the USB1 gene encoding U6 snRNA phosphodiesterase gives MNSLLAGYASSSSDDAGPPKRRNVSQPPAPKPKAKARPTKPPAARLPSLPTSFTSTPDDPSAHQGRRRARPFTDGDYYAHIYAELPVPPALARALTAVIGDLRTRLPDYAVHPILDGPQAALHVSLSHPLPLRRGLTTSLAPELASAVAKLKLGKLRLSLASLAGYTNTAGRAFVALCVGAGASELARALEHAVAPVLRRHHLPAYHDDAEFHASFAWCLQAGAEGDKEEREGDVSPSDAAPFTPELLAHLGATRSAALLKAQPASGWTITDLCVKVARDVTRIPL, from the exons GCGCAACGTCTCCCaaccgccggcgccgaagccCAAGGCAAAGGCAAGGCCCACCAAGCCCCCTGCTGCCCGcctgccctccctcccgACCTCGTTCACCAGCACCCCCGACGACCCCAGCGCGCaccaaggccggcggcgagcgcggccctTCACTGATGGGGACTACTACGCGCACATCTACGCGGAGT TGCCCGTCCCGCCGGCTCTGGCACGCGCGCTCACCGCCGTGATAGGCGACCTGCGCACCCGGCTGCCCGACTATGCCGTCCACCCGATCCTCGATGGCCCGCAGGCAGCACTACACGTATCCCTCTCCCACCCGCTGCCACTCCGGCGCGGCCTCACGACGTCTCTCGCGCCAGAACTGGCGTCCGCTGTCGCGAAGCTCAAGTTGGGAAAGCTCAGGTTGAGCCTTGCGTCGCTGGCGGGGTACACCAAcacggccggccgcgcgTTCGTTGCGCTCTGCGTTGGGGCGGGCGcgtccgagctcgcgcgcgcgctcgagcacgccgtcgcgcccgtgCTCCGCCGGCACCATCTGCCGGCGTACCATGACGACGCGGAGTTCCATGCCTCGTTCGCTTGGTGCCTCCAGGCTGGTGCCGAGGGGGACAAGGAAGAGAGGGAAGGCGACGTCTCGCCTTCAGACGCCGCACCATTCacgcccgagctgctcgcgcacctcggcgccacgcgctccgccgcgctgctcaagGCCCAGCCCGCCTCCGGCTGGACCATCACCGACCTCTGCGTcaaggtcgcgcgcgacgtcacCCGCATCCCACTCTAG